The Periplaneta americana isolate PAMFEO1 chromosome 10, P.americana_PAMFEO1_priV1, whole genome shotgun sequence genomic interval AAGGTGATCGATAAACTCACATGCTAAAAGGAGTTAATTATATGGAGACTTTTATTTGCGCATATGAATTATAGGATGTCTGTATAGTTCACTGCAGgagttctttatttattactgGACAACTATTTATAGTGAGTGGTTTAAGTTTAGATcttgaataatataaaatgaatttattttgtttagttaagttAGGTCTTCTATTTCTTAGTGtgtgatatgtaggcctacatgtacacCTGTCTGTCTTTGTATCCATCACAGAGAGCGAATTTATTTGTATATGTTATGTTTTGTAAATTTAGAAGAAAACAAGGCActctttttttgttaaaaaaaaaaaaaaagcgcgcGTGCGAGATATATGGATATTGGCACTTTAGAATGACAGacatacataaaatttatataaaggCATACATATTAAGTGATACTGAAATTTACTGAAATTCTCTGTATATATAAACTAAAAAATGACAGATGTTAATTCTAAGATACGTCAcactacagtattttttttaacctggttatttaacgatgctgtataaactttagcatcaatggaattggtgatagcaagttggtatttggcgagatggaggccgaggattcgccatagattacctgacattggccttatggttggagaaaacctcggaaaaaacccaaccaggtaatcagcccaagcagaaatcgaaTCCATGCCCGACTGCAATTTTGGATTGGCACGCAAGTtcctctactgactgagctacccgggtGTCTCTACAGTATTTGTTCCttacttttttgttattttatttcaatcgtCGGCAAAATGTCAATGTAGGTGACGTCATATGAAATGCAGCCCGCCTTACAAGATGAGGGGTGGTAGAAAGCAGTAGGCTGGGGGGAGGAGAGGACTGAACCTCACCCGTACAGTATGGAAATAACTGAACTACGGTGAAATCTAGTTCTCCATcataagttgcaatttgtaattgctcAAATAAATGTTGATCCGTCAATCAGGTGCATGCTTTACATTTAACAgagttatttctttttttaaattgctcACATATATATGTCGAgctgaacattgaaataaacctagcaCAAAATGACCTAAAGAATggatattttgaattgtattttattttcgagAAATTTTTTTAATCTGAGCAAGTTTTTCTTATTTAGGTTTCTTTTGCAAAGtttcacaattttataatatgaaaaaatgataTTCTGCAATGCTTGTTTCTaagtcagtattaatattatggaaaAGTACACCTGACAATGGAGTTTTGTATAATGCCTTTTTATGTTGGTAATATGAAACCCTTAAATAGTTTAGAATGTAACGaacacattacattttcttcctgtgcacaacaaaagaatttcacttcccatttttctacaaatatttgttTTGGTGCATTCTTTACGTTTAATGGTTTGGAAACAGACATGCTGGTCGCCAGTTACAACTACTTGTCTATCCTGGAACTGCCCTTGCAAAAGTATGACGTAAGCTGCCGCATGAAATGCCGACCGCTACTTTATTTGATGGTACTCTGGAGCAGCAGAATTTTTTCTGTACCAGTAAAACAGCATGATAAAATTTTAGTAATAAGAAAAGTCATTGGCAATGAAAGCCAAAATTTTCGAAGAAATCAGCCTTCACTGTATCTATATACCACAtactagggttggataaaaagtaatagcaacagtttgatatttctgacatggctttattcacaggggtacaacatttacgtaccttctatatagtcgccccccttatttattaccttttgccaaatgtttggaaggcgtcgtacaccatcagcgcgtccatctttgttgatgttccatattgaccgccctaaagcacgggtaagttcatctctggtattgtaccgtgtccctcgcagtggttctttcactttggtgaaaagatcgtaatcgcatggatcatatcgggtgagtatggtagatgttccagtagtccgcgttttccgtctgccttggaggtacagcgtggtgcagtattaccccatcaatgtcatatgccacaatgaacatgtccttcacagcactttgtgtagggcgcactttctttggacgaggagaaccgggatgcttccattcatttgattggcgtttcaagtttggttcatacgagcgagtccaggtttcgtccatagcgacgattcgtccaagaaagtcgtcaccttccctttggtacagGTGCAACAAGGCCCTCCCGGAATGCTTTAACctatcgtgcaactgtgcgatatggcaacgctgcatcgccacatgcttcacacagtccctgaaaacattcttgtgcactatgacctcgtgccatttcaattttgatccaggaacattgctctagttttgtaaacgtggtcttagggcgctcgcactatccctatgaaagtgaacgttctacacactacagtagattgatggagtactgtcgccgctggctgcactaactcatctaacagtccttgttcatgtccacacagctggcagctctcgaacgcaccatcgtcacgtgacagcagtgttgccattactttttatccaacctatgtaataGTTTTCTCATGTTTGAAAGAAGCGCATGGTAGCATTGCGGTTAAGGCATAATGCTGCAAAGCTGGAAggtcatgggttcgattcccaactGGATCATATATCTTCTCAATCTATTACTTTCTGCCGTATTAAGGCCCTGGAGCTTACTTAGCCTCTAACACAATTGGGTACCAGGGCACTTCATTGGGAGTAAGTGTGGCGGGCACATAGGACTACTATCATTAACACCAACTGCCTGTAAAGTGGAAGCCTTAACGTCCCTTCACCCTCTGGGCAAATTTGGCCTGTAATGAGGTTACAATATTTCTCTCATGTATCAAGAATAAAGTAATACTGACTTCTGAATGAGTACTTCTTCTCCCTTTCTCTTAATCCCTCTCACAAAGTGTCATACACAACAGGTGACATTTAATTTCAGAAGACGAGAGTATATTTTCATTCACTTCATTCTTGATTTCAGGTGAATTCTGGGGATGGCCTACCAGAGCAGGTTTGTCAACAGTGTgtgcaacaagttaatatttgttataattttaaaatacagtgcGAAAAGTCAGATGCCAGTATGCGAAAGCACTTGATCGCTCATCAAGAACAGTTCTCACAACAGgtaaagaatattataaaaaatttatttccatttctaaTTTGTTAATTGCAATTGAAATTTGGTGGAAGAAGTACTACAAAACACTTATTAGTGCATCATTATGagaaatagctttttttttaacattagtaGTATAAAGCAATCATGtaggctattttttttaatatgaaagtGGAAATATCCTTCACATAAATATTGTTAGATTAAAGGAACTGCTCATAAACCATCTAATGTTTTTCATTTAGGATATACGAGATCAGTAATTAAAACTTCACTgactttaaaatatttcagttcTGTATGGGACTCATATAACTCAACATAAATTTTCATAAATCGACTGTTTATATTTTACAAACTGTGAAACAGACAAATTTGTGCAGTTAACATTTCtctgtcttttttcttttattcagaTTACTTTGTGTACTGTTATTAAATTTGTACATTATGAAGTGGTACAATGTAATTAAACAGAACATCAACTTTCTGTGTTTCAAATCTAATTTGAAATCCTGGAAAatccaagtgaaatttgtggCTGGCAGATTACATTTTTGTAGAGTAAGCCTTGGCAGTATtatacaatcatcatcatcatcatcatcatcatcatcatcatcatcacctgtggagtaacagcgcatctggccgcgaaaccaggtggcccaggttcgattcccggtcggggcaagttacctggtagaggtttttttccggggttttccctcaacccaatatgagcaaatgctgggtaacttttggtgctggactcccatcagcattatcactttcatctcattcagacgctaaataacctaagatgttgataaagtgttgtaaagtaacatactaaaaatcatcatcatcatcatcaaatataCTACTTATGATGCATTCTGGACAATATCGATGAAAGTAAAGTGATGTACAGTTTCGACATGTTGCTCCCAGAGCTGAACACTTTAATCAGTGATGacgatgaaaatgaaaatatttgcagTGGCAATGGAAAGATGATGGGAGAACTTCTAACAGTCAACGTTTCTGAAGCTAAAGCATTGTTCCTCTGTAATATGAGGGGTATACAGAAGTTTCTGAAACTATATAATACATACAGGTAATAGttgaaaatacagtagaacttggttataacgacatccaagggaccttgaaaattatgttgttataaatgaGTGtcatagtaaccgagattcatattatctgtctagtgaggtggaaaacgAAAAatgataaacataattaggcttattttagatttatatattcacttttaagcataccatgaacacaataaaatacatgtacaattataaatacagtattctgtattaaaacagtttgttcattactcacaaacttatttactgaggagtgaagtaatcagtgattttactctgttgtctcctacttgcccaatatacactttctaaaataaattctatgttcattatttcagttgcaatttcactgctccttctcctagcttcatagaaatgttcacaattctaatggcttctaaagtgtcactcacttcttttagtggccatactgcgttaaaatgcgtgcacttagtgaaaacttcctgttgaaactgaccgcatgcaggtaccattaataccgcatgaattcgggcaggttacaatgggatgagGAATCtgtctgcattccagaggtctatgatagaagggaacagtaaaggatttgccaaatttcagcaaaatatttcttaaaatactttggttcttagaaaattgtattccaaactgaggttgaaaatgacgttatatgcaaggtagacgcatatacgtttgtcgtattaagcaaggtagaaaagcaaatgtcttatggggaattagttgggaccacagaatatttgacgtcataggcgaggtgtcgcacaaaacgaggtcgctataaccaagttctactgtaatttaTTACCATGCAATTATAACCTGCTTTAGAGCACTTTCTTTGAGATGTGATTCACTTGTCCACCACATGGAATAATAATTCgggaaattttcaaatttctccTTCTGTATACTCTTTGCCACTTCCTGCGCTTTTACTAACCCTTGGCAACATTTGTAAATCCAGTATCCTTCAGTCACATCTTCATTCTTAGGAATAAGAAGAAGTTACTCAGAAAGATCTGGAGAGGAGAACTATGTATTATTTTTTGCTAAAAACTCTTGTAgttataattgttgttgtttagtcaactggaactgtccgaagacaggtctgaatctcacaagtgataaaaAGAAggtgccacttatgaggcaactaggccaggagataatggggtagggttaccagttcctttccctctccatcgcatacatcactgactagctacatattacactacttatacttcagatgcatacaaacaattgttcttcccctgacacatatcgtcaagtgagatgtactgcctgataatagatataattataattacaacatGTAATTCTTActgaaaaattcatagtttttctttcaatttttggaCATTATCACTTAGCTGCTCTAATGTGCTTTATGatccatactactactactactacttactggcttttaaggaacccggaggttcattgccgccctcacataagcccgccattggtccctatcctgtgcaagattaatccattctctatcatcatatcccacctccttcaaatccattttaatattatcttcccatctacgtcttggcctccctaaaggtctttttcccttcggcctcccaactaacgctccatatgcatttctggattcgcccatacttgctacatgcccagcccatctcaaacgtctggatttaatgttcctaattatgtcaggtgaagaatacaatgcgtgcagttctgtgttgtgtaactttctccattctcttgtaacttcatccctcttagccccaaatattttcctaagaatcttattctcaaacacccgtagtctctgtttctctctcaaagtgagagtccaagtttcacaaccatacagaacaatcggtaatataactgttttataaattctaactttcagatttttcgacagcagactggatgataaaagtttctctaccgaataataacaggcattttccatatttattctgtgtttaatttcctcccgagtatcatttatatttgttactgttgctccaagatatttgaacttctccacctcttcaaaagataaatttccaatttttatatttccatttcgtacaatattctcgtcacgagacataatcatatacttcgtcttttcaggatttacttccaaacctatctctttacttgcttccagtaaaattcccgtgttttccctaatcgtttgtggattttctcctaacatattcacgtcatccgcatagacaagcagctgatgtaacccgttcaattccaaaccctctctgttatcctggactttcctaatggcatactctagagcaaagttaaaaagtaaaggtgatagtgcatcttcttgctttagcccacagtgaattggaaatgcatctgacagaaactgacctatacaaactctgctgtacgtttcactgagacttaTTCTTTAATGATCCAGGTGAGGATAATTAACTGTTTCATTCTCCCAGCACTATTTGCGTTGTAAGAGATTGAGTAATAAGGCAAAATATATGTATTCTTATTAACCATTATTTATTTGTCCCAGGAGACATAGTTAACACTAAGAATTGCCTGGTGCCATATCTCCTCGGCAGATCATATTTTGCAGTAATTTTCTATATAAGAGACAATTGTGTTGGGGAAAAGTGGAATGATGACGATGGAAACAGATTTCACGTGGTCAAACTGGGATTTGACTCGGGTCTCAGATGTGCAGTTCTGATTTATTAGCTATATGAATGTCTCAATATTTTGGTTTACATTCACGTGCTTGTGAAAGGTACATTCACTGAATTCTTAGATATTATTCAAAGTTATTTTTATCTTTCAGATAAAAACAGAATGCCCTTCACCTGTAATGTCGGAAAATTCAATGGATCTTCAAGAAGACAATGATGCAGAAGTGTCACACAACAGCGAAGAGGACGCGACTTCCAACCAACATATTTGTGATAGGTGCGGCAAAGAGTTCGGTACTCTTTGCAAACTGAAAAATCACGCACAAGTACATACGGACGAGAAATCTTATACATGTGGACATTGTGGCAAAAGTTTCAGTCAATCCAGCTCTCTCAAAGTCCATACTTTAACTCATACAGGCGAAAAACCACATGTCTGCGATACCTGTGGGAAGAGTTTCAGCACACGAGGAAATTTGAAGACGCATTCGTTCACACACAACAAAGAAAAGTCGCATGTGTGTTCTGTGTGCGACAAGGCTTTCAGTCATCCTGTAAGTCTGAAAACGCATGTCCAGACTCATTCAGAACACAAACCATTTATGTGCAAGATCTGCGGTGAAGCATTTGTGGCCCGCGATGCCTACAAGACTCACACACAGAAACACACAGGAGAAAAACCGTACGAGTGTCCGTTGTGTGGAAAGGGTTTCAGCCACTCTTTGAGTCTGAAATCTCATGCTTACACACATTCTGGGGAGAAACCCCACGTCTGTAATATATGTGGGCGAGGTTTTGTGACTCGTGGTAATTTAAAGACTCACTTTCTCACTCATACAGGAGAAAAACCgtttctttgttctctttgtgGTAAAGAATTTCGTCATTCATTGAGCCTGAAAGCACATTTACTCTCTCATACGGGGGAAAAACCATATGTTTGTGAAGTTTGTGGAAGGGAATTCTTAATACGTGGTCATTTAAAAACTCATATGCTAACACACACTGGAGAAAAACCATACTTGTGCTCTGTTTGCGGCAAAGGTTTCATAAAAAATGGAGATCTGAAACGACACTCCTCAGTGCACACTAGAGACAAACCGTATGTGTGTCCCGTATGTGGGAAAGGATTTGGACAGAAGTCACAATTGGAACCTCACATGTTAAAACACACTGGAGAGAAAGCACACGTGTGTGAAGTATGTGGGAAAAGTTATACAGGAAGTCAAGCCTTGAGAAGACATTCTCTCATTCACACTCAGCAACAGCAGTTGTAGTATCCTTGTTGTGTCACTATTATGTGCTGTATTTTATGGTCAATAttacatatgaagagtacaggggaaaaacatggataaatatataataggatgcgaaacttactgagtttctcgtaacacatactagaggcgctgttgtagaaattgatcttgctgccatctgtttgtGGGAGGGGCATtgttacatctagcagcgcaccaagtagcgaaaagagtaattactccatgcatttagcagcgcacctggtgacgaaaatgttaaactgtgcagaaagtgttccctcccaccctcattgatattcaaaactaacccaatttaaaataaaacatttacagttttattcctcacagcatattctactgaaaattcttactggagccaacaggaagataaaagagactatgtgttttacactatccgattaaaatataaccagacagagacaaaaaataaagcaaaagggtagataattgggattgtattctttgggtatttattgtacagcacaatggagaagtctgcaagaactacttagatagttcaatttattatattactattattttacaatacattcaacaacactatttttacaatgtccataaacatcactgtttaacatacactgtttatacacacatgtatcactttatgttcacttattagcaagtttcagtccacCATTTTGGCTcctcgactctcccgtacagcaatatctcgaacggataaatagagaactctcggtaatgtacccaacacatagttccaatgttcaccacctacgacattgggcactgatcaccttatttcagacccccaaatccagatggtgctgaccgcagtttcgcatcctattatatatttatccatggggAAAACATCAAAGACACAGTTCTTTAAGAGTGAAGtcatcttctaattcagcatattactgcaaaatttattgctgttcctaatgaaaaagtaggaagtGATGACTGTATCTGTGGTGATAATTCttctttaccagttttgataagaaaaagcactaaattttgcagtaatatactgaattagatgatgatatTACCCTTTAAGAACTGTCActttgtttttcccctgtactctttaTATGTAGGAGGTGGTATCCAAAATTTTCGCGACTGGTGCTGCCATATGGTTGAAAACTCACCTTGAGTCTAGTGGCCACTGTCACCTTCAAAGTAGTTCCCttccacacacatatacacaagtTGCAGCAATTCTGCCATTTTTAAATGTGTCCTGAAAGtcatttttccttttttccagtACTGCTTGCGTTTCAGTTTGGATCATCTCTACCGTGTTAAATTTGCGGCCTTTCATCTTGATCTTCATTTGGGAAATGCAGAAAAGGCCAAGTCAGGCGAGTACAGTGAGTGAATAACAGGAAGTGGCCACTGTCATCTTTAAAGTTGTTCCATTTCGCATATACACACTATTTCCAGTGATTCTGTCAGTTTTTAAATGTGTTCTGGAAGTCATTTTCTCTGAGTGTCCAATGCTGCCTGTGTTTCATTTGGGAAAACGGAGAAAAGTCACAGGAGGCCAAGTCAGGTGAATAGGGTGTATGGGGAATAAAAGTAATGTTTCTGTGAGAAAGTTCGTGCTGAACAAGGAAGTGTGACATGGTACATAGTTGTGACACAAcagctagttcttttgctgccAAAGTTCAAGCCAATGTCTTTGCAGATTTTCATGCAGTTGCCACAAATTATCACAGTAATAGATGGAATTTACTATTTGACCCGATGGAACGAATTCTTTGTACACAAACTCCTTGATATCAAAGAAAATGCTGCCAAAGTTCAAGGCGATGTCTTTGCAGATTTTCATGCAGTTGCCACAAAGTATCACAGTAACAGGTGGAATTTACTATTTGACCCGATGGAACGAATTCTTTGTACACAAACTCCTTGATATCAAAGAAAATGCTGCCAAAGTTCAGGGCGATGTCTTTGCAGATTTTCATGCAGTTGCCACAAAGTATCACAGTAATAGGTGGAGTTTACTATTTGACCCGATGGAACGAATTCTTTGTACACAAACTCCTTGATATCAAAGAAAATGCTGCCAAAGTTCAGGGTGATGTCTTTGCAGATTTTCATGCATTTGCCACAAAGTATCGCACTAATAGGTGGAATATACTATTTGACCCGATGGAACGAATTCTTTGTATACAAACTCCTAGATATCaaagaaaattatgaacatactCTTCACTTTGCTTTTCGCCTGTCTCGCCCTTTTTGGTCTTTATGAATGTGGGAGTGTTGCTTTGTCTCACGGTCATAACCATAAATCCAACTCTCATCACGTGTGATAACCCTGGACAGTAAGGAACTCATTGCGTACATCAACATGATGCATCCTCCTGATCAGCTCTCAGAATTCTCAGCACAAATTTGGCAGTGACATGTTGCATGCCCAATTCATCAATCAGAATCCAACCAATTCCCACTTCTTCAGCAAGGTCATGAATGGTTAGTTGTTCATCCTCATGAATGAACTAACAAACTTTAGCAACAGTTTTTGGTGTTGTGCAGTTGATGGGCCTCCCTTGTGTTCATCATTGTCAAAAGATGCATGACTAGCCCTGACTAGGGCATGTCACTCAATACCTGTGTAAAGTTAATGTTTTCATTCCCGAACACTTGTGTAATCATTGCAAATGTTTCCTGCACACTTCTCTCTAAATTTCACAAAACTTGATGCACACAGACTATTCCTTTCTCGGACCCATTGCAAAATTGCCACACACCAAGTTAGAATTAGTATTAGCCCATTAACATCCCAGTGCGGGAAAAGACCTCCTGTACAAATTGGCTTACAGTTACAAGTGCCTCAAATCAGCCATCCGTGACACTAGAGTGTTCATGTTTCTTTCCCCTTTTGTCTGTCATGTTCGTACACTTGATATCATCACATCATTTCCGTTGCACTAAAGGCTTCTTCGCTTGGGTCTCACTATGCTTGTAACTTCCACCTTTGTCTATCTGCTGCCAATCTAGATCACCCGCTCCCTAGTTGACATTTGAAATCATCACATCCTTGGTCTCCCCACTGTCCTGTTTCCTATCCTTGGCTCCCAAAACTGTCACTGCGTATGCCCATTTTTTGGGGTTCATTCTAAGCACATGTCCTCCCCAGATCCATTTGAGTAGAGCTGAGAcaagatgttatggcaccaacctgcgcgaagttttaaattgctgGCCAGCatggtagaggagtgggggttgtttgggttacggttctcaagctcagagcggcaggcatatctgtttcatctctttctaaaaacattcgtcttaccttactatcaccactttcctactcaagagtctgacagtacctaat includes:
- the LOC138708128 gene encoding zinc finger protein 585A-like, producing MDLDFNNICRLCMQDDVSLLPLFEVENGLPAKIEAISTCIKVNSGDGLPEQVCQQCVQQVNICYNFKIQCEKSDASMRKHLIAHQEQFSQQIKTECPSPVMSENSMDLQEDNDAEVSHNSEEDATSNQHICDRCGKEFGTLCKLKNHAQVHTDEKSYTCGHCGKSFSQSSSLKVHTLTHTGEKPHVCDTCGKSFSTRGNLKTHSFTHNKEKSHVCSVCDKAFSHPVSLKTHVQTHSEHKPFMCKICGEAFVARDAYKTHTQKHTGEKPYECPLCGKGFSHSLSLKSHAYTHSGEKPHVCNICGRGFVTRGNLKTHFLTHTGEKPFLCSLCGKEFRHSLSLKAHLLSHTGEKPYVCEVCGREFLIRGHLKTHMLTHTGEKPYLCSVCGKGFIKNGDLKRHSSVHTRDKPYVCPVCGKGFGQKSQLEPHMLKHTGEKAHVCEVCGKSYTGSQALRRHSLIHTQQQQL